One Pyrofollis japonicus DNA window includes the following coding sequences:
- a CDS encoding carboxypeptidase-like regulatory domain-containing protein — MFSFVEARRSLRINHVLVTVLFLALVTSLVIIHTVASAEDSNSSMDIPFGLTWRLGSVYLSQHLSKDLYLFAIENNNTNYVVLMKIKPSAPPRYEIIKNISIPSRVSAVALDSLLDPLSVAIGFANKVLIIDLAQNTTTFFAVLGNIHKIYPYGPRAYIVLTDKGVFAIRSYKDTWFEARPVIGTLLEKKREGVKIDDIIPVLISRNSSLEYTYLLVAKEEVAPAATIQVPIEVLWANGSLVNSGLLYLVVSHTLVSEATITNGSTMIAIPKSQPKLMFYAKIDKRCYGPIVVPLDQLISQNISKPLLIEPNMTVPCQLLTMFSKQNYLAILSPEGNLTLKEYPLQRTTTNTLGNINVLLAYMDSDRIYLWISGSRSKVFTTEDFIAILVFARKDFSPLIQLWRYYAGIKATYVAVSTDTKLVAIGTSSGDIYIAEKTENGSYALKWSLPLLSQIRTISLVKARNEYILSGSDSKGNVALAVITGDKPPRIYTISTNNEPFVYFNGLQAFFIEKSFNNTLYAVIPTVKGLTVLTNVNKVIDKGVTIKSFNDFIVGTARITVINEDNEPIKGFKAITKILLGNTTVLQREVVSETNIADVPCFKYAFTQVIIEPFEKEKYENIVKTINCSSTSITYDDIIIKIPYKKYNVSLSIRDSYTKAPPLVDLEVYVHDIKRNKTYVYHYPANVSVISLKHLIPGNYTIRVLDPSGILYRESATSALIPQELNISIEVNRRPITTIVRLSPSQDVKKALVDTTNLDILLVKVYGKNGEKLFEYHVKAPLQPTDISFTTLYRGDAIIEIIDLPPTGYGKLFADIKYNVHIPLDKPTTMITVRLVPMKHPVSIETYSEGEKPVKTLIKIYYVNATKPVITSESMNGKISIELIKGKYCLEAIPLEEYLGFKLYMTNKTCFEVKGIDRENISILVKRGRKISNIIIVDSISKGGKIIDNITVVLDGKEVASLAKGKVHRLALPILINGSTISIKSANNVYKNLEKKVKPQKKDIVLKLVRNSYKYTLVIMSTEGEKITGATVTITGIDNILNLKYVSDENGQVSINIPYGTYKVCASSPGYYLKCLVSTIHASASYIVKLKPTPATLIKKYIIPITIAIVGAILIVAVRMYFKRVLERLSTEEF, encoded by the coding sequence TTGTTTAGCTTTGTCGAAGCCCGCCGCAGCCTCAGAATTAACCATGTATTAGTGACCGTACTTTTCCTAGCACTCGTAACAAGCCTGGTAATTATACATACCGTGGCATCTGCAGAAGATAGCAATTCTTCGATGGATATTCCCTTTGGGCTAACCTGGAGGCTTGGGTCTGTTTACTTGTCGCAACACTTATCGAAGGACTTGTACTTATTCGCTATTGAGAATAACAATACAAACTATGTTGTACTGATGAAAATTAAGCCTTCAGCTCCTCCACGCTACGAAATAATAAAGAACATAAGTATTCCTTCAAGAGTATCAGCTGTAGCCCTTGACAGCCTTTTGGACCCTTTATCAGTAGCAATCGGTTTTGCAAATAAGGTTCTGATAATAGATTTGGCGCAAAATACTACAACATTTTTCGCTGTATTGGGCAACATTCATAAAATATATCCATATGGGCCCCGCGCATATATAGTATTGACTGACAAAGGAGTTTTCGCAATAAGGTCTTATAAGGATACATGGTTCGAAGCCCGTCCAGTCATAGGAACGCTTCTTGAGAAGAAAAGAGAAGGAGTTAAGATAGATGATATAATTCCTGTACTCATATCGAGGAATAGCAGCCTTGAATATACTTACTTGCTAGTAGCCAAAGAAGAGGTTGCACCTGCAGCTACAATACAAGTACCAATAGAGGTTCTTTGGGCAAACGGCTCCCTAGTTAATAGCGGCTTATTGTACCTTGTTGTAAGCCATACACTCGTCTCAGAAGCTACTATCACTAATGGCTCTACTATGATAGCTATTCCAAAGTCGCAGCCCAAGCTCATGTTTTACGCTAAAATAGACAAAAGATGCTATGGTCCAATAGTAGTCCCCCTAGACCAGCTTATATCCCAGAACATTAGCAAGCCTCTTTTAATTGAGCCAAATATGACAGTACCCTGTCAATTATTAACCATGTTTTCAAAACAGAATTATCTAGCCATTCTAAGCCCGGAAGGTAATCTTACGTTAAAGGAATATCCCCTGCAACGCACAACCACGAACACATTAGGAAATATAAATGTGCTATTAGCATATATGGATAGTGATAGAATCTACCTATGGATATCCGGCTCGAGATCAAAGGTATTCACGACCGAAGACTTTATCGCAATACTAGTCTTTGCTAGAAAGGACTTTAGCCCACTAATTCAGCTATGGCGGTACTATGCAGGCATAAAGGCCACATATGTAGCTGTTAGTACTGATACAAAGCTCGTCGCAATAGGGACTAGTAGCGGCGATATCTATATTGCAGAGAAAACCGAAAACGGCTCCTATGCTCTCAAGTGGTCTCTACCATTATTATCACAAATTAGAACAATTAGTCTAGTGAAGGCAAGGAACGAGTACATTCTCTCCGGCTCGGATAGTAAAGGTAACGTAGCATTAGCTGTAATAACCGGGGATAAGCCTCCAAGAATTTACACAATCTCTACAAATAATGAGCCCTTCGTATACTTCAACGGCTTGCAGGCATTCTTTATTGAAAAATCATTCAACAATACGCTCTATGCTGTTATTCCGACAGTAAAAGGTCTTACAGTACTAACAAATGTTAACAAGGTTATAGATAAAGGAGTAACTATAAAGAGTTTTAACGATTTCATTGTCGGAACAGCTAGGATAACGGTCATAAACGAGGATAACGAGCCCATAAAGGGATTTAAAGCAATAACGAAAATACTGCTCGGCAATACAACGGTACTGCAAAGGGAGGTAGTATCAGAGACAAATATAGCCGATGTGCCTTGCTTCAAGTACGCGTTCACACAAGTAATTATAGAGCCTTTTGAAAAAGAAAAATACGAGAACATAGTAAAAACTATTAATTGTAGTAGCACATCAATTACCTACGACGACATCATAATAAAGATTCCATATAAGAAATACAACGTCTCATTATCCATTAGGGACTCCTATACCAAGGCACCTCCTCTAGTCGATCTAGAGGTTTATGTCCACGACATAAAGAGGAATAAAACCTATGTATATCACTATCCGGCTAATGTATCAGTGATTAGTCTTAAGCACCTTATTCCAGGAAACTATACAATACGTGTCCTTGACCCTTCTGGTATATTATATCGCGAATCAGCAACGTCAGCACTAATTCCTCAAGAATTGAACATAAGTATAGAAGTTAATAGAAGACCTATAACGACAATAGTACGATTATCGCCGAGCCAAGATGTTAAGAAAGCGCTTGTCGATACCACGAACCTAGATATTCTCTTAGTTAAGGTTTATGGCAAGAATGGGGAAAAGCTCTTCGAGTACCATGTAAAAGCGCCATTACAACCAACAGATATAAGTTTTACAACCCTCTATAGAGGGGACGCAATTATAGAAATTATTGACCTACCTCCTACTGGCTATGGAAAGCTATTTGCCGACATAAAGTACAACGTACATATTCCACTAGACAAGCCAACTACAATGATAACTGTAAGGCTTGTCCCAATGAAGCATCCTGTAAGTATAGAGACGTATTCGGAAGGCGAAAAACCCGTTAAGACACTGATTAAAATCTACTATGTGAATGCAACAAAACCCGTTATTACATCTGAATCAATGAATGGAAAAATAAGTATCGAGTTAATTAAAGGAAAATATTGTCTTGAGGCCATACCGCTGGAAGAGTACCTAGGGTTTAAGCTATACATGACTAATAAGACATGCTTTGAAGTTAAGGGCATTGATAGAGAGAACATTAGTATCCTTGTTAAGCGTGGCAGAAAAATAAGCAACATTATAATAGTTGATTCTATTTCAAAGGGAGGGAAAATAATTGATAATATCACTGTTGTCCTTGACGGCAAAGAAGTAGCAAGTCTTGCTAAGGGCAAAGTTCACCGGCTAGCCTTACCCATATTGATAAATGGTTCAACTATAAGTATTAAGTCAGCTAACAACGTTTATAAGAATTTAGAGAAAAAAGTTAAACCACAGAAAAAAGACATTGTTTTAAAGCTCGTAAGAAATTCATACAAGTACACATTAGTAATTATGAGCACAGAGGGCGAGAAAATAACTGGTGCAACTGTGACAATAACCGGCATTGACAACATACTAAACTTAAAGTATGTTAGCGATGAAAACGGACAAGTAAGCATAAACATTCCTTACGGCACTTACAAGGTTTGCGCTAGTTCGCCTGGTTATTACTTAAAATGCCTCGTATCAACTATCCATGCATCAGCAAGCTATATTGTAAAACTTAAGCCAACACCAGCAACTCTTATAAAGAAGTATATAATACCGATAACAATAGCAATAGTTGGTGCTATACTGATAGTTGCTGTACGCATGTACTTCAAACGCGTCCTAGAACGGCTATCAACAGAAGAGTTCTAA
- a CDS encoding type II/IV secretion system ATPase subunit, producing MNINLGKIRLRKHKKAKTEDSEEHKIPVEKIEKAEHVTSIMISYRDYKELESYPLEEPWAYARILQHKKTSEIIYYIDEVPLSPKEKEVYEQIMDILYWELEPPPSDKEIVSYFTAEAKRIVNTFQIRMGRTPGISWSKILYYVLRDAVGFGPIDPLMKDPFVEDISCSGVRKPVYVWHSRYEYIPTSLIFSDEDELDNLVIKLAHMAGKHVSVAFPVVDAILPGGHRLAATYRREVSTSGSTFTIRKFREEPLTIVDLLEFGTLSPRLAAYYWLLMEFKRPGMIMGVTGSGKTTSLNALLTMLKPSVKVVTIEDTPELRLPLENWTQLVPRMSYGLGGERIGEITLYDLVRISLRYRPDIIVVGEVRGEEAYVLFQAMATGHGGMTTLHAENIDAAIKRLTSPPMNIPKGYIPLMNFAALIRRVEMIDKRTGKPIVTRRITNTWEIADADTFVDVHKWDPKEDEHNLFLEKSGLLKLIAELRGWDIEQIYEELDRRATVMEWMRLKGLRGYKEVARIIREYYLEPERIYQRVVNELGPSNPG from the coding sequence TTGAATATAAATTTAGGAAAAATACGGCTCAGAAAACACAAAAAGGCAAAGACCGAGGATAGCGAAGAACACAAGATACCTGTTGAGAAAATTGAAAAAGCAGAACATGTTACTTCGATTATGATAAGCTACAGAGATTATAAAGAGTTAGAGTCGTATCCTCTTGAAGAACCCTGGGCCTACGCACGCATATTGCAGCACAAGAAAACAAGCGAAATAATCTACTATATCGATGAAGTTCCTCTTTCTCCCAAAGAAAAGGAGGTCTATGAACAAATAATGGACATACTTTATTGGGAACTAGAACCCCCTCCTTCCGATAAGGAGATTGTCTCCTATTTTACTGCTGAGGCAAAAAGAATTGTAAATACTTTCCAGATAAGAATGGGGAGAACCCCTGGTATATCTTGGAGCAAGATACTCTATTATGTACTTAGAGATGCTGTGGGTTTCGGTCCTATCGACCCGCTTATGAAGGATCCCTTTGTAGAAGATATTTCATGTAGCGGTGTGCGCAAGCCAGTCTATGTTTGGCACTCGCGCTACGAGTACATACCCACATCTTTGATATTCTCGGACGAGGACGAGCTTGACAACCTTGTTATAAAGCTGGCCCATATGGCTGGAAAACACGTTTCAGTAGCTTTTCCAGTAGTAGACGCTATACTGCCAGGCGGTCATCGACTGGCCGCAACTTACCGTAGAGAGGTGTCAACCTCTGGTTCAACATTCACTATTAGAAAGTTCCGCGAGGAACCTCTAACAATTGTTGATTTGCTTGAATTTGGGACCTTGAGCCCGCGCCTAGCCGCATACTATTGGTTGCTCATGGAGTTTAAGCGTCCTGGAATGATAATGGGTGTGACGGGCTCAGGTAAAACCACATCCCTTAACGCTCTTCTCACAATGTTGAAGCCGTCAGTCAAGGTTGTAACCATTGAAGATACACCGGAGCTCAGGCTACCGCTTGAGAACTGGACGCAACTTGTTCCCCGAATGAGCTATGGTCTTGGCGGAGAGCGTATAGGTGAAATCACGCTTTACGATCTTGTACGTATAAGTCTAAGATACAGACCAGACATAATTGTTGTCGGAGAAGTCCGTGGTGAGGAAGCGTATGTATTATTCCAGGCAATGGCCACTGGGCACGGCGGAATGACGACCCTGCACGCCGAGAACATAGATGCAGCAATTAAGAGGCTTACGAGCCCGCCAATGAACATACCGAAGGGTTATATACCCCTAATGAACTTTGCTGCCCTCATCAGAAGGGTAGAGATGATAGATAAGAGGACAGGAAAACCTATTGTAACGAGAAGAATAACAAACACATGGGAAATAGCCGATGCGGATACCTTTGTTGATGTGCATAAATGGGATCCAAAAGAGGATGAACACAACTTATTCCTCGAAAAGAGTGGGCTCTTAAAGCTCATAGCCGAGTTACGTGGCTGGGACATTGAACAAATATATGAAGAGCTAGATAGGCGAGCAACGGTAATGGAGTGGATGAGGCTGAAAGGGCTTAGAGGTTATAAGGAAGTTGCCCGTATTATTAGGGAGTACTATCTTGAGCCCGAAAGAATCTACCAGCGCGTCGTCAACGAGCTAGGGCCCAGTAATCCAGGCTAG